Proteins from a genomic interval of Phycisphaeraceae bacterium:
- a CDS encoding WD40 repeat domain-containing protein, which translates to MKQINTLRRLCIGVFAGSVAGLLAGVPASAAVGDLYVTEEGPGNVWQFNGVTGASMGFFNAAPLTGNIMAIHTGGAVGDVLVGSAFGGAGVRRLDRNTGAVVQTYNAGGGWQWAGVWRPGTNTVLIGDMSTDDIREYDADTGAYLGTFATGVNEPSDMVFGPNGNLFVCSYAVGAGVYEIDGVTGAVLNQWGLGMGHTNDIVFMPDGRRIVTAMGDNMAHVFDSSWNPITTFAGTGWGRIHGIALSPHDGRIYAVDGLTTNVHSFDPVTYAEIDASFSSTNTKPVDLEFRPAIPAPGAAGVLGLGVVAVLRRRRR; encoded by the coding sequence ATGAAGCAGATCAACACCCTGCGGCGGCTGTGCATTGGCGTCTTCGCGGGCTCGGTGGCGGGCCTGCTCGCAGGCGTCCCCGCGAGCGCGGCGGTCGGCGACCTGTACGTGACCGAAGAAGGCCCCGGCAACGTGTGGCAGTTCAACGGCGTCACGGGGGCGTCCATGGGGTTCTTCAACGCCGCGCCGCTCACCGGGAACATCATGGCCATCCACACCGGCGGCGCGGTGGGCGATGTGCTCGTGGGCTCGGCCTTCGGCGGCGCGGGCGTGCGCCGGCTGGATCGCAACACGGGTGCGGTCGTGCAGACGTACAACGCCGGCGGCGGCTGGCAGTGGGCGGGCGTGTGGCGGCCGGGGACGAACACGGTCCTCATCGGCGACATGAGCACCGACGACATCCGCGAGTACGACGCCGACACCGGCGCGTACCTGGGCACGTTCGCCACGGGCGTGAACGAGCCCTCGGACATGGTCTTCGGCCCCAACGGCAATCTCTTCGTGTGCTCGTACGCCGTGGGCGCGGGCGTGTACGAGATCGACGGGGTCACGGGGGCGGTGCTGAACCAGTGGGGCCTGGGGATGGGCCACACCAACGACATCGTGTTCATGCCCGATGGACGCCGCATCGTCACGGCGATGGGCGACAACATGGCCCACGTCTTCGACAGCAGTTGGAACCCGATCACGACATTCGCGGGGACGGGGTGGGGCCGCATCCACGGCATCGCGCTCAGCCCGCACGATGGGCGGATCTACGCGGTGGACGGCCTGACCACGAACGTGCACTCGTTCGACCCGGTGACCTACGCGGAGATCGACGCCAGCTTCAGTTCGACGAACACCAAGCCGGTGGACCTGGAGTTCCGCCCGGCGATCCCCGCGCCGGGCGCGGCGGGGGTGTTGGGGCTTGGGGTGGTGGCGGTGCTTCGGCGGCGGCGGCGCTGA
- a CDS encoding transposase codes for MKRFELPGGVRFITFSCQRRLPLLSNPSIRRIMVDSIAQARTSHGFELFAWVLMPEHVHLLIRPHQDTPLDRPLKSIKLAVAKAAIRRWRDLGANRLLTNIDDGRGTPRFWQKGGGFDRNVRDAAEFCREVRYIHRNPVERGLVTAPELWTWSSVHWWMGHRGDELPCDPPPGRPDSWARWMGFR; via the coding sequence ATGAAGCGGTTCGAACTCCCCGGCGGCGTCCGCTTCATCACGTTCTCCTGTCAGCGACGGCTCCCGCTGCTCTCCAATCCGTCCATCCGCCGCATCATGGTCGATTCGATCGCTCAGGCACGAACCTCGCACGGCTTCGAACTCTTCGCATGGGTGCTCATGCCCGAGCATGTTCATTTGCTCATCCGGCCGCACCAAGACACCCCGCTGGACCGCCCACTCAAGTCGATCAAACTCGCCGTCGCCAAAGCGGCGATCCGCCGTTGGCGTGATCTGGGAGCCAACAGGTTGCTCACCAATATCGACGACGGCCGCGGCACCCCTCGCTTCTGGCAGAAAGGCGGCGGCTTTGACCGCAACGTCCGCGACGCCGCCGAGTTCTGCAGGGAAGTCCGCTACATCCATCGCAATCCTGTGGAGCGTGGCCTCGTGACGGCGCCTGAACTCTGGACTTGGTCGAGCGTCCACTGGTGGATGGGCCATCGCGGCGACGAACTCCCATGCGATCCGCCGCCCGGCCGCCCCGACTCCTGGGCCCGCTGGATGGGCTTCAGATGA